The genomic stretch TGCATTGAGATGGGCATTTATAGCCATTTTTGTCTACTCCATCGGGATTCTTAATGCAGGCGGCTGAGCATGCCTCACACTTCCAATCACTGCAATCTTCACTTGGAATTCCAACAACGCACCCGTCTGTTTTACATTTTTCGCATTTCGGCGAGCAGTTTTTTCCATCAATTAAGCAGTCGATTTCGTTTTTGCACTGGTCGCAGTTTACGCACTTATCAATATCAATCAGCCGAACGCATTTTTCTGCTTTACACGTTGCACACTGAGATGGGCATGTCTTGCCATTTTCGTCTGTGCCATAAGGATTCTTAATACAGGCGGCTGAGCATGCCTTACAATTCCAATCACTGCAATCTTCAATTGGAATTCCAACAATGCACTCGTCTTTTTTGCATTGTTTGCATTTCGGCGAGCAGTTTTTTCCGTAAATCAAGCAGTCGATTTCGTTTTTGCACTGGTCGCAGTTTACGCACTTATCAATCTCAATCAGCCGAACGCATCCATCTGTCTTGCATTTTGCGCATTGAGATGGGCATGTATTGCCATTTTCGTCTACGCCACCAGGATTTTTAATGCAAGCGGCTGAACAGGCCTCGCAATCCCAATCGTTGCAGTCAAAACATTCTTTCTCCCTGCATTTTTTGCAGTTCTCTGATTCGCATTTTCCGCTGACTTTACAGTCCTTCGAGCATTCTTTGCAGCGTAGGGTGGTGCAATCGTCACATTCAGGACATTCAGTTACTTTCAACAATGCCAAATTCCCACACCCTTTTGGTACAGCAAAGGTGTAGGTTCTTTCTTTTCCATTTTCTTCTCTATACTTGATATCAAACTGATACCCAGCAAGATCATTTACACCGCCCCATTTAATATTTTCTGCTATTTTTATTTTGTTTTCACTCTTACCGTTTGGTCTAAACATCATCCAACGGAAGATAATAGAGTCATCTTTAGAGTATTTTTTTTCATCAACTTTATTTATTTTTTTTGGCTCCTCGTAGAAGAAAGTCTTGAGTGGTTTAATAAGCTCTAAGCAAGTTTTTGAACGAGTTCCAGGACATTTTGCCTCATTGAGTGCTTCCTCTATGTCGCTCCAAACCTTTGGGGTTCGCATCATTTTCCAAAGATCCTCCGGGGAATCCAGATAGGTCCTATAAACACGATGTTCTCCTATTCTGTATAGGGTTCCATCTGGGCATAGGGGAGTGATTTCTTCCGCCTGAACAACACCAGCCGACAAGACCAGCAGCAAAGTGATGTAGACCAACATTTTCAGTTTCATTGCAATCCTCCTTCGTTGAACTCCTTTTGGGGATATCCCAGATCAACAAACTACTTACCGCAAATACGAAACAGGTGTATTGTACGCAATACCTTAGCCTCTTTGCAAGGAAGCAGGCTGCTTTTTCGTGTATTTTTCATAAAATAAATCCATTCCGTTCACCCTGTTTGCTGTTCATCCTAAGTTATGGTAAGGAAGGAATCACGATTTCTATGCAACTCTCATCGCAATCATCAACCAAAATCATTCCTGTGACCTCCGAACCCAAATACATCTCCGTGCGCGGAGCACGGATGCACAACCTGAAGAACATCTCCGTCGATCTCCCCCGCAACCAGCTGGTAGTCTTTACCGGCCTGTCCGGCTCGGGCAAGTCCACCCTGGCTTTCGACACCCTGTACGCCGAGGGCCAGCGCCGCTACGTGGAATCTCTGTCCACCTATGCCCGCCAGTTTCTCGGGCAGATGGACAAGCCAGACGTGGATCTGCTGGAGGGTCTGTCGCCTGCGGTTTCCATTGAGCAAAAAACTACCTCGAAGAATCCGCGCTCCACCGTGGGTACGGTGACCGAGATCTACGACCATCTCCGCCTGCTCTTTGCTCGGGCAGGGCAGCCCCATTGCCCCAAATGCGGGGAGGCCATCAGCTCCCAGTCCATTGAGGACATGGTCAACACCCTGCTGAATCGCTCTGAAGGGGCCGAGCGACCGGAGAAGGTCATCCTGCTTTCTCCGCTGGTGGTTCGCAAAAAGGGGAGTCATGAGCAGATCCTTCAGGAGCTGCGCAAGGACGGTTATGTTCGGGTGCGGGTGGATGGCGAGGTTCGGCCTCTCAGTGAAGAGATCAAGCTGAACAAGAATACCTTCCATTCCATCGAGGTAGTGGTGGATCGAGTGGTGCTCAAACCGGGTATTCGCAGAAGGCTGGATGAATCGGTATCCACAGCAGTGGGCCTGAGCGAGGGCACTATGCTGGTCCAGTTCCCGGACAGCGGCGAGGAGGTGCTGTTCTCCGAGTCCGCAGCCTGTCATTCCTGCGGGATCTCGGTGCAGGAGCTGTCCACCCAGCTTTTTTCCTTTAATAATCCCCAGGGGGCCTGCCCGGAATGCAGCGGCCTCGGGGTCAAGCAGGTCTTTGCGGAACAGCTCATCGTGCCCGATCCTAGTCTCTCCTTGGATGAGGGGGCCATCGCCCCGTGGTCGCGGCGTAAGCTGGCCAGCCATAATGCCCAGTGGATTGAGGCCTTGGCTGCTCATTACGGCTTTGATTCGGCTCTCCCTTTTAAGAAATTGCCCGCCGAGATCCAGCAAGTGCTGCTCTACGGTTCTGGTAAGCAGCGCATCGAATTCCGCTACAGCCGGGGCAACCGGCATCTGGTTTCCCAGATCCCCTTTGAGGGGATTATCCCTCGCATGGATCGCCTCTTCCTGGAGACCACCTCGTCCAGAGTACGGGAGGAGACAACCCGTTTTATGAAGGAGCAGCCCTGTCCGGTCTGTCATGGGGACCGGCTCAAGCCCGAGGCCCTGGCTGTGCTGGTGGGCGGGCATTCCATTGTCGATCTCACCCGGATGTCCATTGATCATCTCATTAAGGAGCTGCAAGGCATGACGTTCAACGGGCGTTATCAGATGATTGCCGAACCTGTGCTCAAGGAGGTGCAGGAGCGGCTGGGTTTTCTGCACGGGGTGGGGCTGGGCTACCTTTCCCTGGAGCGCAAGGCCGGAACCCTGTCCGGCGGCGAGGCACAGCGGATCAGACTGGCCTCCCAGATCGGCTCGCGGCTGGCCGGGGTCTTGTACATCCTGGATGAACCCAGCATCGGCCTGCACCAGCGCGATAATAATAAGCTGATCAAGACCCTGTTGAACCTGCGCGACTTGGGCAATACGGTCATCGTGGTGGAGCACGACACCGATACCATTGCCTCGGCAGATCATATCCTGGATATCGGTCCCGGTGCGGGCGTGCATGGCGGTGAGATCCTCTACTCCGGCCCGGTTCCCGGCCTGCTGGACTGCGAAGACTCGCTTACCGGCGGCTATCTCTCCGGCAGGCTGTCCATTGCTGTGCCTGAGCAACGGCGAAAGGTGCGCAAGGGGGCTAAGTACGGCCTGATGGTCAAGGGGGCGACGATCAATAATCTCCGTGATCTGATAGTGCGCTTTCCTCTGGGGGTGATGACCTGTGTGACCGGGGTGTCCGGTTCGGGCAAGAGCTCCTTGGTCATGGAGACCCTGTACAAGGAGGCGCACGCAGTGCTTCAGGATGGCGACAGGCCCAGGCTGCTACACGGGCTGGATCAGCTGGATAAGGTTATTGATATCGATCAGAGTCCCATCGGCAGGACACCGCGCTCCAATCCGGCCACCTATACCGGGGTGCTTACGCCCATCCGGGAGCTGCTGGCCCGCCTGCCTGAGTCCAGGGCACGGGGCTATAAGCTGGGGCGTTTCAGCTTCAACATCAAGGGTGGTCGCTGCGAGGCCTGCGAGGGTGACGGAGTGCTGCGCATCGCCATGCATTTCCTGCCGGATATCTACGTCACCTGCGAGACCTGTCAGGGGAAGCGCTATAACCGCGAGACCCTGGAGATCAAGTATCGGGGTAAAAACATCGCCGATATCCTGGCAAT from Candidatus Electrothrix communis encodes the following:
- the uvrA gene encoding excinuclease ABC subunit UvrA, which encodes MQLSSQSSTKIIPVTSEPKYISVRGARMHNLKNISVDLPRNQLVVFTGLSGSGKSTLAFDTLYAEGQRRYVESLSTYARQFLGQMDKPDVDLLEGLSPAVSIEQKTTSKNPRSTVGTVTEIYDHLRLLFARAGQPHCPKCGEAISSQSIEDMVNTLLNRSEGAERPEKVILLSPLVVRKKGSHEQILQELRKDGYVRVRVDGEVRPLSEEIKLNKNTFHSIEVVVDRVVLKPGIRRRLDESVSTAVGLSEGTMLVQFPDSGEEVLFSESAACHSCGISVQELSTQLFSFNNPQGACPECSGLGVKQVFAEQLIVPDPSLSLDEGAIAPWSRRKLASHNAQWIEALAAHYGFDSALPFKKLPAEIQQVLLYGSGKQRIEFRYSRGNRHLVSQIPFEGIIPRMDRLFLETTSSRVREETTRFMKEQPCPVCHGDRLKPEALAVLVGGHSIVDLTRMSIDHLIKELQGMTFNGRYQMIAEPVLKEVQERLGFLHGVGLGYLSLERKAGTLSGGEAQRIRLASQIGSRLAGVLYILDEPSIGLHQRDNNKLIKTLLNLRDLGNTVIVVEHDTDTIASADHILDIGPGAGVHGGEILYSGPVPGLLDCEDSLTGGYLSGRLSIAVPEQRRKVRKGAKYGLMVKGATINNLRDLIVRFPLGVMTCVTGVSGSGKSSLVMETLYKEAHAVLQDGDRPRLLHGLDQLDKVIDIDQSPIGRTPRSNPATYTGVLTPIRELLARLPESRARGYKLGRFSFNIKGGRCEACEGDGVLRIAMHFLPDIYVTCETCQGKRYNRETLEIKYRGKNIADILAMTVEEALEFFQNIPPIKNRLQTVLDVGLGYITLGQSSVTLSGGEAQRVKLARELSKRSTGQTLYILDEPTTGLHPADIQHLLLVLNRLVDSGNTVVVIEHNLDVIKTADHIIDIGPEGGDGGGQVVACGTPEDVAEVQESFTGRFLRQVLGKGRGFLHL